The genomic region TGAACATAACATTATTTGTTTGATgacattataaaataaagaaattaagtaCTGAAtgtatattaacaaaagaacatACTCTAACATCCTTTTGTAGCCACAAGTGAATGCTTAAATAATGCACCAGGAGTACATAACTGCAAACATACTCAGTTATGCAGTTAATTCAAGTACTAGGCTTACAACATATGTCATTACAGCATATACCAATTCTACTGACATTCAACTTCCTAGTATCTTCTGACAGTGATAAAAGGTGTAGAGCTCAAGTGAGGAGCAATCTCAGGTGAAAAGCGGTCATCACCTTTCTTCGTGAAATGTGAGTTTGGAGTGGTAGGCAGCTTATTTTCCAGAGGACTAAACGGTTGATAATTAGGTTGCTGAATCGCCTCTACTGGACTCAAACAGGCTAAACGACCACATAGTTGGTTGTTGCAAATTGGGAGCTTGCTTGTCTGTGTTTTAGTCTCCTTCTCCTTTGGCACTGGAGCACCCGAAGGATCCTATTCATGCGTACAGCCATGTATGATAGTGAAAGAGAGTTAATGGAGCAATAACGATGAAAAGAATAGGAATGTAAAATCAGTAGGACCATACCCCAAGAACGAGAAATGTGAAGGCTTGCTGGTCGCCGCCAAGATGGATTTCTATCAACTTCCGCAAGTCAGCAAGAGTGGAGTCTTTCAAAACCTTCAATGCAGTGATAAACTTTCCAGGATTTTCCTTTGATGCCTCCCATTTCACATATACTTCAATATCATTGGAGCTTTCATCTATCGGGTTGTGATTCTCTTTCATATTCTTTGCAATCTCAGAAGAGCCCCTTAACTTTCCAACCTCCTGTTCTCTGAGGTTCTgatctattttaatatctgAAACCAAAATGTCTTTGGAGAGACTCTTATGAAGTTGGGAGGTTTCGTTCAGCATTCTTGAAGCAGAATCATCTGAATTGATCGTTGACGGATCAGAAATGGAATCAATCTTATCTAATCTCTTTTTGGCAGGCATAGGAGTGCTATTGTGCTGAGAAAGTTCTCTGTAATTTCCACAAAgagtgaaaatattttgaatccTTAGTTGACGAGAAAAGGCTGCATCCTCAGGATTTTCATTAGACAATCTGCATCGTTTGAGCTCGGGATTTTGACTTGAAACTTCGggtgtaactatcatcttttTCTCCTCGATTACCTCCTTCTGCACTTCTTCATCAAAGAGATTGTCCTTATCTTCATCCTCATTTTCGCACTCTTCTTCCTCATACACAGTGGTCAAGAATGCCTTATTGGGAAAACTACATATCCCTTCACTGAAATTGTTCGTGTAGGTGAGGCCTGGAACGGCAGTAGTCCCATTGGTTTCTGCTTTACGAAACACATTTGTCTCCATGTCAATGGATCTGTCCAAATCCATGGACTTAACCATATCTGAATCCTCAGAACATGCCTCCAACAGTCTTTTCATGAAGGCGCCACCTTCTGTGTCTACTGATGCACTCCCAGCCCTCGACAAATGAAGTTCAGACTCAATATCCTCCAATCGTTGCCGGAGCATTTCAACCTCTTGTTGCTGTTGAAACATCCTTTCTTCCATCTTCCGCCTTTCCATTTCAACAAATTCATTGGCCATTTTCTGACATTCTTGTATCTTCCTCTCCAATTCACTTCTCAGCATTTGTGTCCGCTCATTTACTTTCAAACTAATCTCCTCCTTGCTAGTGTCAGTTCCTCTTCCTTCTACCTGTGCAAGTTTTTCCCTTAGCAAAgaaacttcttcttctttcctcCTCACCTCTTTCTGAGCCTCATCTCGCTCTTTTTCCCTGAGCTTGTTCTCAATTTGTAACTTGCTGATGAACTGGTCCAGAGCTGCTATCCTTGATCCTAAAAGAACAGCCGATGAAGAATCCTCTGCACCTTTGTCCTTAACTGGTGTATGCGGGCCTCGAACTATACATTTTGCTTTAGCACCGTACTCTAAAGTGGCAATAGTTTTATGCAACTCCTTTGGGTCTGGGCTCGCACATAGTACCATCAGAATTTTGGACTTATCATCCTCAAAAGAATCCTGTTCAAAGTATCAAATTGATGTCCGAAGCCAGCAACATGATTCATAAACTGTAAAAGCTGAGCTTGTGGATAGATACCTGAAGAAGCATGGTTAACTTGCTATCTCTAAATGGCACATGAGAGTCACCATTCGCGATAGATTCAACCACTCTCTTCAATGCTATATTACCTTGATTAATCTTTGCTGTCTGCATATAGAGCAAAACTTGCAATAATAATTGAAGCATAGTATATCTAATCACAGACTTTTAAAAGAGTATTCAACAAAATGCACCTGCATTTTTGCTTCCAATCCATTTTGACCAGCTTGTTCTATATTTTCTGAACCTGCCATGTCTACAAGCATAAGCCGTCCTCCAACAGTGGGAACATCAACAATTATCTGTGGAATGTGAAGAAAAAAGACTCTGCATAAAACTGGGTTACATATTTGTAATCTTTTTAAATGATCTAAATAAGTTTGCAAAAATTATACCATGCAATGGCTTCTAGAGCTTCTTTCATTGCAAAGTGTACTTTTAACTATTCTTCTCCTTTCCACTTTCTGTATCTCTTTCAGTATCTTTCCAGCCTCATTTCCTGAAATAAAGGTTGCATTTTTCGCCTTCTTTCCCATCACCTCCAGTCTCACCTGGACAATATTGAATTATCAAGAATAGCTAATAAACTTTATTGCCCGAACAACCTAAAATATTGGTACACGAGAGCAACCTAAATTGCCCGAACAAGCATAGCAagatttcttttccattttagaAACTAAGAATCGCTAAACAACATTTAAAACTATCTTCCAACTCACTGTTCAAGGGAGATGGATAAATCAAGTTGAActaattactaataaaaaccTTTCGTCTTATACCAATCGTCTTCCTTGACCATCTTCCTTAACGTTTGTTGCAAGTGATTCCTATTAATTCGACACCAATATATTGAAGCAGAGTAGTGATAACTCATAAGATTCTATAACTCTCCCAAACATAgttcttcaataaaatcaaggATCATACCAACACGAAAATACAAAGTTAGGCATCAAATCAAACTAAGAAAGTACACTATGCATTCCCATGTTCATCATAGGATCAAAACAAACACCACAAATCCACCTACTAAAGTCTGTTCCACATCATTTGCATCatgaaaattgatcaaaatctcAAACAGGGAAAAAAGCAAACTAAAGAGAGATAGTCACCTTGGAACCAGAGCCACCTTTGGCCCATCCAAGACTAAACCCTCCCCCATTATTGGCTGATGAAAGAAGATCATAAATTTCTTCGTTATAAATTTCCAAAACAGTAACCTGAACAAATGTCCCGAAACCCAACTTCTCTCCATCTTCTTCCACCCCTTCACCCAATATACCCTTCAACGAATTGTACACAATCCCGGGCTGCTTCGAGCACCCAAACATGGTATGACTCTTGCCCGAACCCGTTGGACCGTACATCATAATCGTACATTTTTGGCCCAGCTTCACCCCATTTATCCTAGACTCAACAAATTTCTTGTAAAACCCTTCAAGATCATCCTCTTCCGACAGTGAAACTCCATCAAGACTAAAATCCCTGTACCCGATATCCGTTTTCACTCTCAGGGATCTGCCGTCGCCATTGATTTGTAGAGCTGAGGGGTTCCCACTGGGCTTGTTCTTCTGCTCCGGGTGGTCTCGGATTCTGCCTATAACTTCCACGGGGTGCTCGGATGGCGCCGCGGCGGCACCGGCGTTTTCTTTGGGGAAGTTCAGGCGGTGCTTTGACTGAGGGGTCTTGGATTGGTGGTTGTGGGCTGCACTTGATTTTGCTGATGGTGTAGAAAGATTACACTTTGATGAAGGCGTAGGAGCCATGGATCAGACTGATGAAACTAAAGAACCCAGAATCTTCCccctattttttcttctccaatTCAACAGAAACTCGAGAATTTGAGTGAATTCAagaagaataaagagaaagaTTCAAGATTGTTAACAGGCCCCTTTTTCTTAATAGAGAAAGATGTGAATGACAACAGAGAAATTCTCGGAGGAGCCAAAAATGAGAAGTGTTCTATGAATGGAAAGAACTAAGCAATGGTTACCGAATTTGAATTAGAAGTAGCCGTTACAGTTTGTAACGTCTACTTTTTGTAAGCCTAAAGGCTCTCGTGGTTTCATTTACGAAGTCGCCGGGCCGATCAACTTATATCCAGCCGGGTCAGGCAATTccatttgtgtgtgtgtatatatatatatatatatttcaaaaaatgaatttaaaatccttttttattttctaaagaagtcctcaaaatatcttataagttcttaaAAATCGTTTggcaaattcttttttttttttttttccttgaagagttta from Sesamum indicum cultivar Zhongzhi No. 13 linkage group LG3, S_indicum_v1.0, whole genome shotgun sequence harbors:
- the LOC105158474 gene encoding kinesin-like protein KIN-10A, which encodes MAPTPSSKCNLSTPSAKSSAAHNHQSKTPQSKHRLNFPKENAGAAAAPSEHPVEVIGRIRDHPEQKNKPSGNPSALQINGDGRSLRVKTDIGYRDFSLDGVSLSEEDDLEGFYKKFVESRINGVKLGQKCTIMMYGPTGSGKSHTMFGCSKQPGIVYNSLKGILGEGVEEDGEKLGFGTFVQVTVLEIYNEEIYDLLSSANNGGGFSLGWAKGGSGSKVRLEVMGKKAKNATFISGNEAGKILKEIQKVERRRIVKSTLCNERSSRSHCMIIVDVPTVGGRLMLVDMAGSENIEQAGQNGLEAKMQTAKINQGNIALKRVVESIANGDSHVPFRDSKLTMLLQDSFEDDKSKILMVLCASPDPKELHKTIATLEYGAKAKCIVRGPHTPVKDKGAEDSSSAVLLGSRIAALDQFISKLQIENKLREKERDEAQKEVRRKEEEVSLLREKLAQVEGRGTDTSKEEISLKVNERTQMLRSELERKIQECQKMANEFVEMERRKMEERMFQQQQEVEMLRQRLEDIESELHLSRAGSASVDTEGGAFMKRLLEACSEDSDMVKSMDLDRSIDMETNVFRKAETNGTTAVPGLTYTNNFSEGICSFPNKAFLTTVYEEEECENEDEDKDNLFDEEVQKEVIEEKKMIVTPEVSSQNPELKRCRLSNENPEDAAFSRQLRIQNIFTLCGNYRELSQHNSTPMPAKKRLDKIDSISDPSTINSDDSASRMLNETSQLHKSLSKDILVSDIKIDQNLREQEVGKLRGSSEIAKNMKENHNPIDESSNDIEVYVKWEASKENPGKFITALKVLKDSTLADLRKLIEIHLGGDQQAFTFLVLGDPSGAPVPKEKETKTQTSKLPICNNQLCGRLACLSPVEAIQQPNYQPFSPLENKLPTTPNSHFTKKGDDRFSPEIAPHLSSTPFITVRRY